A section of the Pseudorasbora parva isolate DD20220531a chromosome 2, ASM2467924v1, whole genome shotgun sequence genome encodes:
- the LOC137050024 gene encoding uncharacterized protein isoform X1, producing MSQKLQLSHHGHGENEEDCDIHTTKHGLGENDEDSDTPSTRQQQNRGINEITEATITKSKAQDTAAISDIIGMIDTYDRPAGASAEGSYANQGTYTAGKIIQKTGYIAEAGFGRAHVAASIFEAEARGPNASANAEASWLNVKAIGRAEIASASAKAGPLCAKVGLGFDTGASFGVDGVEAKFLGTGISIGPKIGVSVLGSEVSCSVM from the exons ATGTCTCAAAAACTACAACTAAGCCACCATGGACATGGTGAAAATG AGGAAGACTGTGATATACACACAACCAAACATGGACTTGGTGAAAATG ATGAAGATTCTGACACACCTTCTACCAGACAGCAGCAGAACAGGGGCATAAATGAAATCACAGAGGCTACTATAACAAAGTCAAAAGCGCAAGATACAGCAGCTATAAGCGACATCATAGGCATGATTGACACATATGACAGACCAGCAGGTGCCAGTGCAGAAGGCAGTTATGCCAATCAAGGAACATATACTGCAGGAAAGATAATTCAGAAGACTGGATACATTGCAGAAGCAGGATTTGGAAGAGCTCATGTTGCAGCCAGTATATTTGAGGCAGAAGCCAGAGGCCCCAACGCCTCAGCTAATGCTGAAGCCAGTTGGCTTAATGTCAAAGCAATAGGTCGAGCTGAAATAGCCAGTGCATCCGCTAAAGCTGGTCCATTGTGTGCGAAAGTGGGACTTGGATTTGACACAGGTGCATCTTTTGGTGTGGACGGAGTGGAGGCCAAATTCCTGGGAACTGGAATCTCAAT
- the LOC137050024 gene encoding uncharacterized protein isoform X2 produces the protein MSQKLQLSHHGHGENDEDSDTPSTRQQQNRGINEITEATITKSKAQDTAAISDIIGMIDTYDRPAGASAEGSYANQGTYTAGKIIQKTGYIAEAGFGRAHVAASIFEAEARGPNASANAEASWLNVKAIGRAEIASASAKAGPLCAKVGLGFDTGASFGVDGVEAKFLGTGISIGPKIGVSVLGSEVSCSVM, from the exons ATGTCTCAAAAACTACAACTAAGCCACCATGGACATGGTGAAAATG ATGAAGATTCTGACACACCTTCTACCAGACAGCAGCAGAACAGGGGCATAAATGAAATCACAGAGGCTACTATAACAAAGTCAAAAGCGCAAGATACAGCAGCTATAAGCGACATCATAGGCATGATTGACACATATGACAGACCAGCAGGTGCCAGTGCAGAAGGCAGTTATGCCAATCAAGGAACATATACTGCAGGAAAGATAATTCAGAAGACTGGATACATTGCAGAAGCAGGATTTGGAAGAGCTCATGTTGCAGCCAGTATATTTGAGGCAGAAGCCAGAGGCCCCAACGCCTCAGCTAATGCTGAAGCCAGTTGGCTTAATGTCAAAGCAATAGGTCGAGCTGAAATAGCCAGTGCATCCGCTAAAGCTGGTCCATTGTGTGCGAAAGTGGGACTTGGATTTGACACAGGTGCATCTTTTGGTGTGGACGGAGTGGAGGCCAAATTCCTGGGAACTGGAATCTCAAT